A region from the Lycium barbarum isolate Lr01 chromosome 8, ASM1917538v2, whole genome shotgun sequence genome encodes:
- the LOC132606527 gene encoding organ-specific protein S2-like, whose translation MKSPITLILLFSLALNPGEYWRAVMKDEPIPEAIQHLIPRPHSVPLSKEEADCHTSSSVGGREAFEPRPNVSVYHDDTKLKDAEKSVFSKYFEPRPNVSSYHDDDTSLKQEKSFAEDFEPRPNVSVYHD comes from the exons ATGAAATCGCCTATTACTCTCATCTTGCTCTTTTCACTTGCCCTA AACCCCGGAGAATACTGGAGAGCTGTGATGAAAGACGAGCCAATACCTGAAGCAATCCAACATCTTATACCTCGACCACATTCAGTTCCTCTCTCCAAAGAGGAAGCTGATTGTCACACATCATCTTCTGTTGGAGGTCGTGAAGCCTTTGAACCAAGGCCTAATGTATCTGTCTACCATGACGACACCAAGCTCAAAGATGCTGAGAAATCAGTATTCTCGAAATATTTCGAGCCAAGGCCAAACGTATCTAGTTACCATGATGATGACACTAGTCTCAAACAAGAAAAGTCCTTTGCTGAAGATTTTGAGCCAAGGCCAAATGTTTCTGTGTACCATGATTGA